From the genome of Duffyella gerundensis, one region includes:
- the rplN gene encoding 50S ribosomal protein L14, producing MIQEQTMLNVADNSGARRVMCIKVLGGSHRRYAGVGDIIKVTIKEAIPRGKVKKGDVLKAVVVRTRKGVRRPDGSVIRFDGNACVILNNNSEQPIGTRIFGPVTRELRTEKFMKIISLAPEVL from the coding sequence ATGATCCAAGAACAGACTATGCTGAACGTCGCCGACAACTCCGGTGCACGTCGCGTAATGTGTATCAAGGTTCTGGGTGGCTCGCACCGTCGCTACGCAGGCGTAGGCGACATCATCAAAGTTACCATCAAGGAAGCAATTCCTCGCGGTAAAGTTAAGAAAGGTGATGTGCTTAAGGCGGTAGTGGTGCGCACCAGGAAGGGTGTTCGTCGCCCTGACGGTTCTGTCATTCGCTTCGATGGCAATGCATGCGTTATTTTAAATAATAACAGTGAGCAGCCTATCGGTACGCGTATTTTTGGGCCGGTAACTCGTGAGCTTCGTACTGAAAAGTTCATGAAAATTATCTCTCTGGCACCAGAAGTACTCTAA
- the rpsC gene encoding 30S ribosomal protein S3 produces the protein MGQKVHPNGIRLGIVKPWNSTWFANTKEFADNLDSDFKVRQFLTKELSKASVSRIVIERPAKSIRVTIHTARPGIVIGKKGEDVEKLRAVVANIAGVPAQINIAEIRKPELDAKLVADSITSQLERRVMFRRAMKRAVQNAMRLGAKGIKVEVSGRLGGAEIARTEWYREGRVPLHTLRADIDYNTSEAHTTYGVIGVKVWIFKGEILGGMAAVEQPEPAAQPKKQQRKGRK, from the coding sequence ATGGGTCAGAAAGTACATCCTAATGGTATTCGCCTGGGTATTGTAAAGCCCTGGAACTCTACCTGGTTCGCGAATACCAAAGAATTCGCTGACAACCTGGACAGCGATTTTAAAGTTCGTCAGTTTTTGACTAAAGAACTGTCAAAAGCGTCTGTCTCTCGTATCGTAATCGAGCGTCCGGCTAAGAGCATCCGTGTGACTATTCACACCGCTCGCCCGGGCATCGTAATCGGTAAGAAAGGCGAAGACGTCGAGAAACTGCGTGCGGTCGTAGCAAATATTGCTGGCGTCCCTGCACAGATCAATATCGCTGAAATCCGTAAGCCGGAACTGGACGCTAAATTGGTTGCTGACAGCATCACTTCACAGCTGGAGCGTCGTGTGATGTTCCGTCGTGCTATGAAGCGTGCTGTACAGAACGCAATGCGTCTGGGCGCTAAAGGTATCAAAGTTGAAGTTAGCGGCCGTCTGGGCGGCGCCGAGATCGCACGTACTGAATGGTACCGTGAAGGTCGCGTGCCGTTGCATACTCTGCGTGCTGACATCGACTACAACACCTCTGAAGCGCACACTACTTATGGTGTAATCGGCGTTAAGGTATGGATCTTCAAAGGCGAGATCCTGGGTGGTATGGCTGCTGTTGAACAACCGGAACCGGCTGCTCAACCTAAAAAGCAGCAGCGTAAAGGCCGTAAGTAA
- the rpsN gene encoding 30S ribosomal protein S14: protein MAKQSMKAREVKREKLADKFFAKRVELKAIISDVNASDEDRWNAVLKLQSLPRDSSPSRQRNRCRQTGRPHAFLRKFGLSRIKVREAAMRGEIPGLKKASW, encoded by the coding sequence ATGGCTAAGCAATCAATGAAAGCACGCGAAGTTAAGCGTGAGAAATTAGCAGACAAATTCTTCGCAAAGCGCGTTGAGCTGAAAGCTATCATTTCTGATGTGAACGCTTCTGACGAAGATCGTTGGAATGCTGTTCTCAAGCTGCAGTCTCTGCCGCGTGATTCCAGCCCGTCCCGTCAGCGTAACCGCTGCCGCCAAACTGGTCGTCCGCATGCTTTCCTGCGGAAGTTCGGGTTGAGCCGTATCAAGGTCCGTGAAGCCGCTATGCGCGGTGAGATCCCGGGTCTTAAAAAGGCTAGCTGGTAA
- the rpsH gene encoding 30S ribosomal protein S8, protein MSMQDPIADMLTRIRNGQAANKVAVIMPSSKLKVAIANVLKEEGYIEDFKIEGDIKPELELTLKYFQGKAVVESIQRVSRPGLRIYKRKDELPKVMAGLGIAVVSTSKGVMTDRAARQAGLGGEIICYVA, encoded by the coding sequence ATGAGCATGCAAGATCCGATCGCGGATATGCTGACCCGTATCCGTAACGGTCAGGCCGCGAACAAAGTCGCGGTCATTATGCCTTCCTCCAAGCTGAAAGTGGCAATTGCCAACGTGCTGAAGGAAGAAGGCTATATTGAAGATTTTAAAATCGAAGGCGACATCAAGCCTGAACTGGAACTGACTCTTAAGTATTTCCAGGGCAAGGCTGTGGTAGAGAGCATTCAACGTGTTAGTCGCCCAGGTCTGCGCATCTATAAGCGCAAAGACGAACTGCCAAAAGTTATGGCAGGTTTGGGCATCGCGGTTGTTTCTACCTCTAAAGGTGTTATGACTGATCGTGCAGCGCGCCAAGCTGGTCTTGGTGGCGAAATTATCTGCTACGTAGCTTAA
- the rplE gene encoding 50S ribosomal protein L5: MAKLHDYYKDEVVNKLMTEFGYASVMQVPRVEKITLNMGVGEAIADKKLLDNAVADLAAISGQKPLVTKARKSVAGFKIRQGYPIGCKVTLRGERMWEFFERLVTIAVPRIRDFRGLSAKSFDGRGNYSMGVREQIIFPEIDYDKVDRVRGLDITITTTAKSDDEGRALLAAFEFPFRK; this comes from the coding sequence ATGGCGAAACTGCATGATTACTACAAAGACGAAGTAGTTAACAAACTCATGACTGAGTTTGGCTACGCTTCTGTCATGCAAGTCCCTCGGGTCGAGAAGATCACCCTGAACATGGGTGTTGGTGAAGCGATCGCTGACAAGAAGCTGCTGGATAATGCAGTAGCTGACTTGGCAGCAATCTCCGGTCAAAAGCCGTTAGTCACCAAAGCACGCAAATCAGTTGCAGGCTTCAAAATCCGTCAGGGCTATCCGATCGGCTGTAAAGTAACTCTGCGTGGCGAGCGCATGTGGGAGTTCTTTGAGCGTCTGGTCACTATTGCTGTTCCACGTATTCGTGACTTCCGTGGCTTGTCCGCTAAGTCATTCGATGGTCGTGGTAACTACAGCATGGGCGTCCGTGAGCAGATCATCTTCCCAGAAATCGACTATGACAAAGTCGATCGCGTTCGTGGTTTGGATATTACCATCACCACTACTGCGAAATCTGACGATGAAGGCCGTGCTCTGCTGGCCGCCTTTGAATTCCCGTTCCGCAAGTAA
- the rplP gene encoding 50S ribosomal protein L16: protein MLQPKRTKFRKVHKGRNRGLAQGTDVSFGTFGLKAVGRGRLTARQIEAARRAMTRAVKRQGKIWIRVFPDKPITEKPLEVRMGKGKGNVEYWVALIQPGKVLYEMDGVPEELAREAFKLAAAKLPIKTTFVTKTVM, encoded by the coding sequence ATGTTACAACCAAAGCGTACAAAATTCCGTAAAGTGCATAAAGGCCGCAACCGTGGTCTGGCGCAGGGTACGGATGTTAGCTTCGGGACTTTCGGTCTGAAAGCTGTTGGCCGTGGTCGTCTGACTGCCCGTCAGATCGAAGCAGCACGTCGTGCTATGACCCGTGCAGTTAAGCGTCAAGGTAAAATTTGGATCCGTGTATTCCCGGACAAACCAATTACTGAGAAGCCGCTCGAAGTGCGTATGGGTAAAGGTAAGGGTAACGTTGAGTATTGGGTTGCCCTAATCCAACCGGGCAAAGTCCTGTATGAAATGGACGGCGTTCCGGAAGAGCTTGCCCGTGAAGCCTTCAAGCTGGCAGCAGCAAAACTGCCTATCAAAACCACCTTTGTAACTAAGACGGTGATGTAA
- the rplX gene encoding 50S ribosomal protein L24: protein MAAKIRRDDEVIVLTGKDKGKRGKVKNVLSSGKVIVEGINLVKKHQKPVPATNQAGGIVEKEAAIQVSNLAIFNTATGKADRVGFRFEDGKKVRFFKSNSETIK, encoded by the coding sequence ATGGCAGCTAAAATCCGTCGCGATGACGAAGTTATCGTGCTGACCGGTAAAGATAAAGGTAAGCGCGGTAAAGTAAAAAATGTCCTGTCTTCTGGTAAGGTCATTGTTGAAGGTATCAACCTGGTTAAGAAGCATCAGAAGCCGGTTCCGGCTACAAACCAGGCGGGTGGCATTGTTGAGAAAGAAGCCGCAATTCAGGTTTCCAACCTTGCAATCTTCAACACGGCAACTGGTAAGGCTGACCGTGTAGGCTTTAGATTTGAAGACGGAAAAAAAGTCCGTTTCTTTAAATCAAACAGCGAAACTATCAAGTAA
- the rpmC gene encoding 50S ribosomal protein L29: MKATELREKSVEELNTELLNLLREQFNLRMQAASGQLQQSHLLKQVRRDVARVKTLLTEKAGA; the protein is encoded by the coding sequence ATGAAAGCAACTGAGCTGCGTGAAAAAAGCGTTGAAGAGCTCAACACTGAGCTGCTTAACCTGCTGCGTGAGCAGTTTAACCTGCGCATGCAGGCAGCATCTGGCCAGCTGCAACAGTCTCATCTGTTGAAGCAAGTTCGCCGTGATGTTGCACGCGTTAAGACTTTACTGACTGAGAAGGCGGGTGCGTAA
- the rpsQ gene encoding 30S ribosomal protein S17 — translation MTDKIRTLQGRVISDKMQKSAVVAIERFVKHPIYGKFIKRTTKLHIHDENNECGIGDVVEIRECRPLSKTKSWTLVRVVEKAIL, via the coding sequence ATGACCGATAAAATCCGTACTCTGCAGGGTCGTGTGATCAGTGACAAGATGCAGAAATCTGCTGTTGTTGCTATCGAGCGTTTCGTGAAACACCCAATCTACGGTAAATTCATTAAGCGTACGACTAAGCTGCACATCCACGACGAGAACAATGAATGCGGTATCGGCGACGTGGTTGAAATCCGCGAATGCCGTCCGCTGTCCAAGACTAAGTCATGGACACTGGTTCGCGTTGTAGAGAAAGCGATTCTGTAA
- the rplV gene encoding 50S ribosomal protein L22, whose amino-acid sequence METLAQHRHARSSAQKVRLVADLIRGKKVSQALDILTYTNKKAAVLVKKVLESAIANAEHNDGADIDDLKVAKIFVDAGPSMKRIMPRAKGRADRILKRTSHITVVVSDR is encoded by the coding sequence ATGGAAACTTTAGCTCAACATCGCCACGCTCGTTCTTCTGCTCAAAAGGTTCGCCTTGTGGCTGACCTGATTCGCGGTAAGAAAGTGTCGCAGGCTCTGGACATTTTGACCTACACCAACAAGAAAGCGGCTGTACTGGTCAAGAAAGTACTTGAATCTGCCATTGCTAACGCCGAACACAACGATGGCGCTGATATCGATGATCTGAAAGTCGCGAAAATTTTCGTCGACGCAGGCCCAAGCATGAAGCGCATTATGCCGCGTGCAAAAGGTCGTGCAGATCGTATCCTGAAGCGCACCAGCCACATTACTGTGGTTGTGTCCGATCGCTGA